GCCTTTACGAGATCGACCAGGCGCTCAAGCGCATCGAGGACGGCTCCTACGGCGTTTGCGAAATTTCCGGCAAGCAGATCATGAAGGCCAGGCTTGAAGCCCTGCCCTTTACCCGCTACACCGTGGAATGCCAGGCGGAAATCGAGAAGCGTAACCGCTATCAACGCCACCATCAGCCCGTGACCTCTCTCTTCGGATTGTCCGACGAGGAATCCGAAGGCGAAGACGACGACAGCAGCTCCGACAGCAAAGACAAGGACTAGACCATCATGGGACAAGACATCATCACCATCGAGTGCACCGAAGCGAAGGCCGAGGGGAAACCCACCTCGCGCTACATGACCACTCGTAACAAGAAGAGCCCTCGCACCCCGACCCGGCTCGAAAAGAAAAAATACAACC
The window above is part of the Chthoniobacterales bacterium genome. Proteins encoded here:
- the rpmG gene encoding 50S ribosomal protein L33, with amino-acid sequence MGQDIITIECTEAKAEGKPTSRYMTTRNKKSPRTPTRLEKKKYNPFLKRHTLHREIK